From a region of the Takifugu flavidus isolate HTHZ2018 chromosome 18, ASM371156v2, whole genome shotgun sequence genome:
- the socs3a gene encoding suppressor of cytokine signaling 3a: MVTHSKFSNAMSSSLFDSNMRLPHHYKTFNSKSQYQMVLATLHKLQESGFYWGAITGKDANVMLAAEDAGTFLIRDSSDNRHLFALSIKTASGTKNLRIQCDSSSFYLQTDPKNIQTVPHFDCVLKLVHYYMSQSKGSTLYYIYSGAEKVPLELIKPLSCSLSTLQHLCRKTVNGLVDVSSRRDQLPHHIKEFLQDYDAPI, from the coding sequence ATGGTAACTCACAGCAAGTTTAGCAACGCCATGAGCAGCAGCCTTTTTGACTCCAACATGCGGCTGCCTCACCACTACAAGACTTTTAACTCCAAGTCGCAGTACCAGATGGTCCTGGCCACGCTCCAcaagctgcaggagagcggCTTCTACTGGGGCGCCATCACCGGGAAGGATGCCAATGTCATGCTGGCGGCCGAGGACGCCGGCACCTTCCTCATCCGGGACAGTTCGGACAACCGGCACCTGTTCGCCCTCAGCATTAAAACGGCGTCGGGAACCAAGAACCTTCGCATCCAGTGCGACTCCAGCTCTTTCTACCTGCAAACGGACCCAAAGAACATTCAGACTGTTCCTCACTTTGACTGTGTTCTCAAGCTAGTCCACTATTACATGTCTCAGAGCAAAGGGAGCACGCTCTACTACATCTACTCTGGAGCTGAGAAGGTCCCTCTGGAGCTCATCAAACCTCTGTCCTGCAGCTTGTCTACCCTGCAGCACCTGTGCAGGAAAACAGTCAACGGACTTGTGGACGTTTCTTCTCGGAGAGACCAGCTGCCCCACCACATTAAGGAGTTCCTCCAGGACTACGACGCTCCTATCTAG
- the cyth1a gene encoding cytohesin-1a isoform X6 codes for MQRNKQVAMGRKKFNMDPKKGIQFLIENDLLKNTSDDIAQFLYKGEGLNKTAIGDYLGERDEFNIQVLHAFVELHEFTDLNLVQALRQFLWSFRLPGEAQKIDRMMEAFAQRYCQCNPGVFQSTDTCYILSFAIIMLNTSLHNPNVKDKPTVERFISMNRGINDGGDLPEDLLRNLYESIKNEPFKIPEDDGNDLTHTFFNPDREGWLLKLGGGRVKTWKRRWFILTDNCLYYFEYTTDKEPRGIIPLENLSIKEVEDKKPNCFELFIPDNKDQVIKACKTEADGRVVEGNHTFYRISAPTAEEKEEWMNSIKAAISRDPFYEMLAARKKKVSSMKRH; via the exons ATGCAGAGGAATAAACAAGTGGCCATGGGCCGGAAAAAATTCAACATGGACCCCAAAAAA GGGATCCAGTTCTTGATTGAGAACGACTTGCTGAAGAACACCAGTGACGACATCGCTCAGTTCCTCTACAAGGGCGAGGGCCTCAACAAAACGGCCATCGGGGATTACCTGGGAGAGAG AGACGAGTTCAACATCCAGGTCCTCCATGCTTTCGTGGAGCTGCATGAATTCACTGATCTCAACCTGGTTCAGGCCCTGAG ACAGTTTCTGTGGAGTTTCCGACTACCCGGAGAAGCCCAGAAGATCGACCGCATGATGGAGGCCTTTGCTCAGCGCTACTGTCAGTGCAACCCAGGTGTTTTCCAGTCAACAG ATACCTGTTACATCCTGTCCTTCGCCATCATCATGTTAAACACCAGCCTCCACAACCCAAATGTGAAGGACAAGCCCACGGTGGAGCGATTCATCTCCATGAACAGAGGAATCAACGATGGGGGCGACCTGCCTGAGGACCTACTCAGA AACCTGTACGAGAGCATCAAGAACGAGCCTTTCAAGATCCCCGAGGACGACGGCAACGACCTCACGCACACTTTCTTCAACCCGGACAGAGAGGGCTGGCTGCTCAAACTGGG AGGCGGACGGGTCAAAACCTGGAAGAGGAGGTGGTTCATCCTCACCGACAACTGCCTCTACTACTTCGAGTACACCACG GACAAAGAGCCCAGGGGGATCATCCCACTGGAGAACCTGAGCATCAAAGAGGTGGAGGATAAGAAACCT AACTGCTTTGAGCTTTTCATCCCTGACAACAAGGACCAGGTGATAAAAGCATGCAAGACAGAAGCTGATGGACGGGTAGTGGAGGGCAACCACACCTTCTACCGCATCTCTGCCCCCACcgctgaggagaaggaggaatgGATGAACAGCATCAA GGCGGCCATTAGCCGGGACCCCTTCTACGAGATGCTGGCCGCCAGGAAGAAGAAGGTGTCGTCCATGAAGAGACATTAG